In the Podospora pseudocomata strain CBS 415.72m chromosome 5, whole genome shotgun sequence genome, one interval contains:
- the APC11 gene encoding ubiquitin-protein ligase Anaphase Promoting Complex (COG:O; EggNog:ENOG503P57Q), translating to MKVKIKRWNAVATWRWDLPEDDLCGICQNPFDNTCPACKYPGDDCILLSGKCGHNFHMHCILEWMKQDSAKGQCPMCRQRFEWADQTNQTMRDAAQALASV from the exons ATGaaggtcaagatcaagagGTGGAACGCGGTCGCGACATGGCGATGGGATCTTCCCGAAGATGATCTTTGCGGTATCTGCCAGAACCCCTTTGACAACACATGCCCTGCCTGCAAATATCCCGGCGATGACTGCATCCTTT TATCTGGAAAATGCGGACACAACTTTCACATG CACTGCATTCTGGAGTGGATGAAGCAAGACTCAGCCAAGGGACAATGTCCGATGTGCCGACAGA GGTTTGAATGGGCCGACCAAACGAACCAGACGATGAGGGATGCAGCACAGGCTTTGGCCAGTGTGTAG
- a CDS encoding hypothetical protein (EggNog:ENOG503NUR4; BUSCO:EOG09262WFG; COG:S), which translates to MATRDASHAGSWYDDDEKELSSQLDGFLSRVPDQLDDHGLPVPGARVIIAPHAGYSYSGPCAAWAYKALDLRAAKRVFILGPSHTYYLRGCALTTFSKYATPFGDLVVDRNTVNELRETGKFTDIPARRDVDEHSLEMHVPFLWKRLQQTFGDDSTKYPPIVPILVGDGSAEEEKAFGKLLSSYLKDPTTAWIVSSDFCHWGSRFSYRPHFSDGAIRDMDAPRSKGVRHEVLNVTPPDWSKLGISSEEPEIHDVIKVLDQLAMDAVESGEHSEFYKVVQDSHNTVCGRHPIGVIMAALEAVDGKGKFKFVQYQRSNLVKKSFDFSVSYASAYAVV; encoded by the exons ATGGCCACACGGGATGCTAGCCATGCTGGATCCTGGtacgatgatgatgagaaggagttgTCATCGCAACTCGACGGGTTCCTAAGCCGTGTGCCTGACCAGCTGGATGACCATGGTCTCCCTGTGCCTGGCGCCCGAGTGATTATAGCTCC CCATGCCGGCTATTCATATTCTGGGCCTTGCGCAGCCTGGGCCTACAAGGCTCTCGACCTCAGAGCGGCGAAACGGGTCTTCATTCTCGGACCGTCCCACACATATTATCTTCGCGGATGCGCATTAACCACATTCAGCAAATATGCAACACCCTTTGGGGACCTCGTGGTGGATAGGAACACGGTAAACGAGCTGAGGGAAACGGGCAAGTTCACCGATATACCCGCCCGCCGAGACGTCGATGAACATTCTCTGGAAATGCACGTTCCATTCCTCTGGAAGAGACTTCAGCAGACCTTCGGAGACGACAGCACAAAGTACCCGCCCATAGTTCCGATACTCGTGGGCGATGGATctgccgaagaagaaaaggccTTTGGAAAGTTGCTGTCCTCGTACCTGAAGGACCCCACCACAGCCTGGATCGTCTCGTCCGATTTCTGTCACTGGGGATCCCGATTCAGCTACCGACCTCATTTTTCTGACGGTGCGATTCGTGACATGGACGCGCCACGGTCCAAGGGTGTGCGGCACGAAGTCCTGAACGTCACCCCGCCAGATTGGAGCAAACTCGGCATCAGTTCTGAAGAGCCTGAGATCCACGATGTCATCAAAGTGCTGGACCAGTTGGCCATGGATGCCGTGGAGTCTGGTGAGCATAGTGAATTCTACAAGGTGGTTCAGGATAGCCACAACACTGTCTGCGGCAGGCATCCAATTGGTGTAATCATGGCAGCCTTGGAAGCCGTCGATGGAAAAGGAAAGTTCAAATTTGTGCAGTACCAGAGAAGCaatttggtgaagaagagctTCGACTTCAGCGTCAGCTATGCCTCTGCTTATGCGGTAGTCTGA
- a CDS encoding hypothetical protein (COG:G; EggNog:ENOG503P0HB; CAZy:GH18) yields the protein MNVGKMKTSWYIFLCCLSFAMALNLTAKRPLRCIMYYTGQHPVTPPIDQLKHVTHVAVAFMSPGVFNEPGRMDWPLWTTVEDVRKKFPKEAKVLIAIGGWGDTIGFSVAALSDETRKTFAENVASMVRVTEADGVDIDWEYPGGNGEDYKQVPNTSKSWEIQAYPLLLAELRAALGPNVIISAAVPGLERDMLAFTRETVPRIMRHLDFLNVMTYDLMNRRDTVTKHHTGIDLSLKALDAYIAAGAAPQELNLGFAFYVKYFRTLHEKCLDDPIGCPTVLLEDPSTGADLGQAGAFSWHDAVPEDVANSFTRAIGKGRYDGKQGGYYYWDEEEDIWWTFDTAEAIKRKLPVLVDKKRLGGVFAWGLGEDAPVYERLAAVNEELDKRLEIKDEL from the exons ATGAACGTGGGCAAAATGAAAACCAGCTGGTACATTTTCTTGTGTTGCCTATCTTTCGCAATGGCGCTGAATCTGACAGCCAAGCGGCCTTTGAGATGCATCATGTACTACACCGG TCAACATCCAGTCACGCCTCCAATCGATCAATTAAAGCACGTTAcccatgttgctgttgccttCATGAGTCCCGGGGTCTTCAACGAGCCGGGCCGGATGGATTGGCCCTTGTGGACCACAGTGGAAGATGTCAGGAAGAAATTCCCCAAGGAGGCAAAGGTGCTGATCGCAATTGGCGGTTGGGGCGATACTATCGGCTTTTCAGTGGCCGCTCTCTCAGACGAGACACGGAAAACATTTGCTGAGAATGTGGCAAGCATGGTGAGGGTGACTGAGGCTGATGGTGTCGATATCGATTGGGAATATCCAGG AGGCAACGGTGAAGATTACAAACAGGTTCCCAACACATCGAAATCCTGGGAAATTCAGGCctatccccttctccttgccgAATTGCGAGCTGCCTTGGGACCAAACGTCATCATCTCGGCAGCTGTACCGGGCCTCGAACGCGACATGCTTGCTTTTACCAGAGAAACCGTCCCTAGAATCATGAGGCACCTTGACTTTCTCAATGTCATGACTTATGATCTGATGAACCGTCGTGACACCGTGACGAAGCACCACACCGGCATAGACCTCAGTCTCAAGGCTCTCGACGCCTACATCGCAGCCGGAGCCGCACCCCAGGAGCTCAACCTGGGCTTTGCGTTTTACGTGAAGTATTTCCGCACCCTACACGAAAAGTGTCTGGATGATCCGATTGGGTGTCCTACCGTCCTTCTTGAGGATCCGTCAACCGGCGCGGATCTTGGACAGGCGGGGGCATTTTCATGGCACGATGCTGTGCCTGAGGATGTGGCAAATTCCTTTACAAGGGCGATCGGTAAGGGGAGGTATGATGGGAAACAGGGAGGGTATTACTActgggatgaagaggaggatattTGGTGGACCTTCGACACGgccgaggccatcaagagGAAGCTTCCAGTTCTCGTGGACAAGAAGAGACTCGGAGGAGTGTTTGCTTGGGGCCTAGGAGAGGATGCGCCTGTTTACGAGCGCTTGGCGGCCGTCAATGAGGAGTTGGATAAACGATTGGAAATCAAGGATGAGCTTTAA
- a CDS encoding hypothetical protein (EggNog:ENOG503P4DQ): protein MTSPAFERPSSAAAGYHASSIPPSPRPSVTGRASRSSLRRDRDSHDSGAYPRPASAALSHGTSHDEPMYRPPSSSSPPQPQPAPQPTFSPPFVLLTSTSHASSRQTIHHPAVRYIFADDDPEILSAELTQYHYTKQDGSEDKTGSGHRAVIIDMDQREGDIGFEVAWASSLSPDWAVTSASMAKMDGGGGGLVLKVEGMSLEPPISLAASSTTGKMQASEVGDMHSSGASGEGQQRRPQPKRSPSSSDEYAALLQDFEKRMAVLRKVAEVGAERQRIMREHDHGDMAPEVSAGHQFTPTVEGSDRLQD from the coding sequence ATGACCAGTCCCGCTTTCGAACGACCCAGCTCCGCTGCTGCAGGTTACCACGCCTCTTCCATCCCCCCGAGCCCGCGTCCATCTGTCACTGGCAGGGCCAGCAGATCCAGTCTACGTCGCGACCGGGATAGCCATGATTCTGGCGCCTATCCACGGCCTGCGTCTGCAGCTCTCTCACATGGGACATCTCATGATGAACCCATGTACCgtccgccatcctcctcctctccgccacaACCGCAGCCTGCGCCCCAACCGACATTCTCCCCGCCCTTTGTGCTCCTCACTTCCACCTCGCATGCTTCGAGCAGGCAGACCATTCACCATCCGGCGGTTCGGTACATTTTTGCCGATGACGATCCAGAGATCTTGTCTGCCGAGCTGACGCAGTACCACTACACAAAACAAGACGGCAGCGAGGATAAAACTGGTTCCGGTCACCGTGCCGTCATCATAGATATGGATCAACGAGAGGGCGATATTGGGTTTGAAGTAGCCTGGGCAAGCAGCCTATCGCCTGACTGGGCTGTCACATCAGCAAGCATGGCCAAGAtggacggcggcggcgggggacTGGTATTAAAGGTAGAAGGAATGAGCCTCGAGCCGCCCATATCTTTGGCCGCTTCATCAACAACTGGAAAAATGCAGGCTTCTGAAGTTGGTGATATGCACTCTTCCGGTGCGAGCGGTGAAGGGCAGCAACGCCGTCCCCAGCCAAAACGaagcccatcatcgtcaGATGAATATGCAGCGTTGCTCCAGGACTTTGAGAAGCGGATGGCGGTTCTACGGAAGGTGGCTGAGGTGGGTGCCGAGAGACAGCGAATAATGCGGGAGCATGATCATGGTGACATGGCTCCTGAGGTCTCAGCGGGCCATCAATTTACTCCTACAGTTGAGGGCTCAGACCGCTTGCAAGATTGA
- a CDS encoding hypothetical protein (COG:S; EggNog:ENOG503NYBH) has product MQLCLCTVITKLETFGGGKLMASLDGPSISARPDFSFLYSIALSMAAATKSNQLAMNLLDASPKPCLKTSFRDTTQLPGANHTKYIGRLYSPTACGTGLANQETRYLKGPTRSGVRSLMRFLEKFPSPAILVGHGSGATISWLAADQAPHLVAAIVAIEPTGPPFTNGWVNDGGKQIFKPRFPDHQSLPFPCTRPYGLSDIPMGFVPPPLFPSSFEELLQDAAYIDEIPKHERFQPIPFVRSVDPLTRTECYLQDEANGPVRKLPNLKDIPQCMVTAGSSFHTAYDYATVAFLRQAGVPVSHLKLPEDFGLYGNGHLLMLEHNSLGIANWLIKWIIQTLDPPTNES; this is encoded by the exons ATGCAGTTGTGTTTGTGCACGGTGATCACCAAACTGGAGACATTTGGGGGTGGAAAGCTAATGGCGAGCCTGGATGGGCCTTCCATTTCTGCGCGGCCGGATTTTTCATTTTTGTACTCAATCGCCCTTTCCATGGCTGCGGCCACCAAGAGCAACCAGCTGGCCATGAATCTTTTGGATGCGTCACCTAAACCCTGTCTAAAGACAAGCTTCAGAGATACTACACAGCTCCCCGGAGCCAATCACACGAAGTATATTGGCCGTCTGTACAGTCCCACTGCATGTGGGACGGG ACTGGCGAACCAGGAGACCCGATATTTGAAAGGACCTACGCGC AGTGGCGTCCGGTCCCTGATGCGTTTCTTGGAGAAATTTCCAAGCCCGGCAATCCTAGTTGGTCATGGGAGCGGTGCAACAATCTCATGGCTAGCAGCTGATCAGGCACCCCATCTGGTTGCTGCCATAGTTGCTATCGAGCCAACCGGTCCACCATTCACCAATGGATGGGTTAACGATGGTGGAAAGCAAATATTCAAGCCGCGTTTTCCGGATCACCAGagcctccccttcccatgcACTCGACCATACGGGCTATCCGACATCCCTATGGGATTTGTCCCTCCGCCTCTCTTCCCCAGTAGCTTTGAAGAGCTTCTTCAGGACGCTGCATATATCGATGAAATTCCCAAACATGAAAGATTTCAGCCGATACCATTTGTCAGGTCGGTGGACCCACTCACGAGAACTGAGTGCTACCTCCAGGACGAAGCAAACGGCCCAGTTCGCAAGTTACCAAACCTCAAAGACATTCCACAATGCATGGTCACAGCTGGCTCAAGTTTCCATACTGCATATGACTATGCCACCGTTGCTTTTCTTCGTCAGGCTGGCGTGCCTGTCTCGCACCTCAAGCTCCCTGAAGACTTTGGGCTCTATGGCAATGGTCATCTGCTCATGCTGGAACACAACAGCTTGGGCATTGCAAACTGGCTAATCAAATGGATTATCCAGACCCTAGATCCCCCGACCAACGAATCCTGA
- a CDS encoding hypothetical protein (EggNog:ENOG503P7GE), which yields MVIKRKRSDSHLSSFSSALASPPRASSFNFDAISAMDTARRGFFSPRLPTSSHMPGRTRKRFRDNRPPEAIIHQRTLNLLFSAQQQQHTQQQAPSPPQVQVTEPTPTLVPSEVHPEQHQRSLHSFWKLPTRTVASPSSSQASLTSSPSPDAMPNSSTAVASTTCDDCGVGLLESDACGDQDGIMMEIDGGGEMGENTCGACGKTVCFSCSVSNLGEHRRCLACAGRRDWGAANGSGRTQGVGVY from the exons ATGGTCATCAAGCGCAAACGGTCCGACTCGCACCTGAGCTCCTTTAGCTCAGCCCTTGCATCACCACCTCGGGCGAGCAGCTTCAACTTCGATGCCATCAGTGCGATGGATACGGCTAGGCGCGGCTTCTTTTCGCCCCGtctccccacctcctcacacATGCCTGGCCGCACCAGGAAGCGCTTCCGCGATAATAGGCCACCTGAGGCAATCATTCACC AACGTACCCTAAATTTGCTATTCTCtgcacaacagcagcaacatacTCAGCAACAagcgccgtcgccgccccaaGTTCAAGTCACTGAACCGACTCCAACCTTAGTTCCCTCAGAGGTGCACCCcgagcaacaccaacgcTCCCTCCACAGCTTCTGGAAGCTCCCCACACGAACTGTGGCTAGCCCGTCGTCGTCTCAGGCGTCTTTGACCTCTTCGCCATCCCCAGATGCGATGCCCAACTCATCCACAGCGGTGGCTTCAACAACATGTGACGACTGTGGCGTGGGGCTGCTGGAGTCGGATGCCTGTGGTGATCAGGATGGCATCATGATGGAGATAGATGGAGGCGGCGAAATGGGAGAAAACACGTGCGGAGCGTGTGGGAAGACGGTATGCTTCAGCTGCTCGGTCAGCAATCTTGGGGAGCACAGGCGATGTTTGGCTTGCGCTGGGAGACGGGACTGGGGAGCAGCCAACGGGAGCGGGCGGACCCAGGGTGTTGGCGTGTACTGA
- a CDS encoding hypothetical protein (COG:U; EggNog:ENOG503Q3A4), translated as MSYAGYNPNNNPYNQGGGGGGYGQGGYGGGNSPSGYSNPFDDRNAANVEMNSLPTSSSRPTQSSILQKCSEISNDVRSLEALLDKFSNLQVKLSGATNQGAIRDEIDTLTANIMDRFRALKDRVRDVKTDDHQLGGNNRQVGLVERQVQAAIQKFQSLEGENRKRIRDQTERQIRIVKGDISDAEMRRMVDSEPAVFSQALMQSNRSGQASSVLAAVRQRHQEMLEVEKRLNELVELMEEMQELLVKQEAVVMQIDQHAEQAAEDMVKANDELVVAVTTARKTRKKKWICLGICVAIIVIIVVAVVAYVMITRQPAPAPATPAAAPAPAPTPAPTPAAEQKRSIFERNVFDDLHMNDARAVKLAGDPSGQLSQISRRRLNRVPDQPMHKRFVVEWDVGSDGS; from the exons atgAGT TACGCAGGGTacaacccaaacaacaacccctaTAAtcaaggtggtggcggcggcggctaCGGCCAGGGCGGATATGGTGGAGGAAATAGCCCCAGCGGCTACAGCAATCCTTTCGACGACCGTAATGCGG CCAACGTCGAGATGAACTCGCtccccacatcctcctctaGACCAACCCAGAGTTCGATCCTCCAAAAATGCTCCGAAATCAGCAACGATGTTCGCAGCCTCGAAGCCCTTCTAGACAAGTTTTCCAATCTCCAGGTAAAGCTATCGGGTGCGACAAACCAAGGGGCCATCCGAGATGAAATCGATACTCTAACGGCAAACATCATGGACCGGTTCAGGGCGCTGAAGGACCGTGTTCGGGACGTCAAGACCGACGACCACCAGCTAGGGGGCAACAACAGGCAGGTCGGGCTGGTCGAGCGACAGGTACAGGCTGCCATTCAAAAATTCCAGTCGCTGGAGGGCGAGAACAGGAAGAGGATACGAGATCAGACAGAACGTCAAATCCGCATCGTAAAGGGAGACATCAGCGACGCTGAGATGCGCCGGATGGTGGACAGCGAGCCCGCCGTCTTCTCGCAGGCACTTATGCAAAGCAACCGCTCCGGTCAGGCGAGCTCTGTCCTGGCAGCAGTGCGGCAGCGCCACCAGGAGATGCTGGAAgtggagaagaggttgaacGAGCTTGTGGAGCTCATGGAGGAGATGCAAGAGTTGCTGGTGAAGCAAGAAGCGGTCGTCATGCAGATCGACCAGCACGCTGAGCAGGCCGCAGAGGATATGGTCAAGGCGAATGACGAGCTCGTGGTGGCCGTAACAACCGCCAGGAAAACGCGCAAAAAGAAGTGGATTTGCCTCGGCATCTGCG TCGCCATTATTGTCATTATCGTTGTGGCTGTCGTGGCCTATGTGATGATAACAAGACAGCCAGCCCCAGCTCCGGCCACTCCGGCCgccgcccctgcccctgctccTACTCCTGCCCCTACTCCGGCTGCCGAACAGAAACGAAGCATCTTTGAACGAAACGTTTTCGATGATCTTCATATGAACGATGCTCGTGCCGTCAAACTCGCTGGCGACCCAAGCGGTCAACTCTCGCAGATCTCGAGGAGGCGGCTAAACAGAGTGCCAGATCAACCCATGCACAAGCGATTTGTTGTTGAGTGGGATGTGGGATCTGATGGCTCTTGA
- a CDS encoding hypothetical protein (EggNog:ENOG503NU6B; CAZy:AA3; COG:E), producing the protein MRFLRNDVVAAVLLLAPFSLAAPTEYSKKLPQFATIINRRQLNANNATYDFIIAGGGIAGLTLADRLTEDPNVKVLVIEAGPIDPGLEGIQVPGSFSPWYYFWPNLLTVPQTALNNRVIGTVSGQVLGGGSAINAMVYVRGDADDYDAWGFMQRRGNSSFYGNSSVSSSMSWNTMLPYFLKSENFTAPDAAYALEANITWNPAVRGTSGPLKYTYPPYYFPGAANWWNAAQSVGLPPVDDPLSGIKNGIFPIPSVLDADTMTRNYAKINHHDRVKQARPNYHVLAGNIVGKVLFDPSCKKAIGVEYLPTSGGAATNVFASKEVILAAGGINTPKILQLSGIGPKKLLDKFGIKVVSNLPGVGQNLQDQPTLTVPYTFTNNLTPNSGSLMANATYNAEQRALYDTERKGAYTIISSLSTNIGQLSLKQATSDYQAIIAAARAANPADSLPADVDATVLAGYRVQREAILNQFKGDVGVGNLHWGTSDNALVYHLKPLSRGTVEIVTTDPLVNPAIDHRTATDPIDFAVYTALFRKNRELFAAPDMQVLGPAEGAPFAAATTNEEIIEVMRDQINPSNAHQCCTAAMLPKSLGGVVNSEQKVYGVSRLRVADISFWPMQTAGSPLGTMYAAGERLADMVKAEYGLA; encoded by the exons ATGCGGTTCCTCCGCAACGACGTCGTCGCAGCCGTGCTGCTCTTGGCGCCCTTTTCGTTGGCTGCCCCTACCGAGTATAGCAAGAAGCTGCCTCAGTTCGctaccatcatcaaccgTCGCCAGCTCAATGCCAACAACGCTACCTATGATTTCATCATCGCGGGTGGCGGTATTGCTGGCCTGACCCTTGCCGACCGCCTGACTGAGGACCCGAATG TCAAGGTCCTCGTCATTGAGGCTGGGCCCATCGACCCCGGTCTTGAGGGTATCCAGGTGCCTGGCTCATTCTCGCCTTGGTATTATTTCTGGCCGAATCTCTTGACCGTCCCTCAGACAGCTCTGAACAACAGAGTGATCGGGACAGTCAGCGGTCAGGTCCTTGGTGGTGGAAGTGCGATCAATGCCATGGTTTATGTGAGAGGTGACGCAGACGATTACGACGCCTGGGGTTTCATGCAGCGCCGTGGCAACTCTTCGTTTTACGGCAACTCTTCAGTGAGCTCGAGCATGAGCTGGAACACTATGCTGCCTTACTTCCTGAAGAGCGAGAACTTCACAGCACCCGATGCCGCTTATGCGCTGGAGGCCAACATCACTTGGAACCCCGCTGTTCGAGGTACCTCGGGCCCTCTCAAGTACACCTACCCTCCTTACTATTTCCCCGGCGCCGCCAACTGGTGGAATGCCGCGCAGTCGGTGGGACTTCCTCCCGTCGATGACCCTCTGTCTGGAATCAAGAATG GTATTTTCCCCATTCCGTCAGTACTCGATGCGGATACCATGACCAGGAATTACGCCAAGATCAACCACCATGACAGGGTCAAGCAAGCCCGTCCTAACTACCACGTCCTCGCTGGCAACATTGTCGGCAAGGTCCTTTTCGATCCTAGCTGCAAGAAGGCCATCGGCGTGGAGTATCTCCCGACAAGCGGCGGGGCGGCCACCAACGTCTTTGCCTCCAAGGAAGTCATCCTTGCTGCCGGCGgcatcaacacccccaagatCTTACAGCTTTCTGGCATCGGccccaagaagctcctcGACAAGTTCGGCATCAAGGTGGTCTCCAACCTGCCCGGTGTAGGCCAGAATCTCCAAGATCAGCCCACTCTCACCGTCCCTTACACCTTTACAAACAACCTCACACCCAACTCGGGTTCTCTTATGGCCAATGCCACATACAATGCCGAGCAGCGTGCTCTTTACGATACTGAGCGCAAGGGTGCAtacaccatcatcagttctctctccaccaacaTCGGCCAACTCTCCCTCAAGCAGGCCACCTCCGACTACcaggccatcatcgccgccgcccgcgCCGCCAACCCTGCCGACTCTCTGCCCGCTGATGTCGATGCTACCGTTCTTGCCGGCTACCGGGTCCAGCGCGaggccatcctcaaccagtTCAAGGGCGACGTCGGCGTTGGAAACCTTCACTGGGGCACCTCCGACAACGCGCTCGTCTACCATCTCAAGCCCCTCAGCCGCGGCACCGTCGAGATTGTCACCACCGACCCTCTCGTCAACCCCGCGATTGACCACCGCACAGCTACCGACCCTATCGACTTTGCCGTCTACACTGCCCTCTTCCGCAAGAACAGGGAGCTGTTTGCCGCCCCTGACATGCAGGTTCTCGGCCCTGCCGAGGGCGCCCCTTTTGCCGCTGCCACGACTAACGAGGAGATCATCGAGGTCATGCGTGACCAGATCAACCCCTCGAATGCTCACCAGTGCTGCACTGCCGCCATGTTGCCCAAGTCCCTCGGCGGTGTTGTCAACAGCGAGCAGAAGGTTTACGGCGTCTCGCGTCTCAGAGTCGCTGACATTTCGTTCTGGCCCATGCAGACTGCTGGTTCTCCTCTGGGGACCATGTATGCGGCCGGTGAGAGGCTTGCTGACATGGTCAAGGCCGAGTATGGTCTTGCGTAA
- a CDS encoding hypothetical protein (BUSCO:EOG09263FGN; EggNog:ENOG503NVFN; COG:V) has protein sequence MASLFILRPLRVSLPRSGSQQLRQPAAKAAGVRRSFSSYLVTPQELAEALKKAPPSPISSEPRVIPLCASWFLPNDPEGWTGIDVFREKRIPKARFFDLDKVIDKHSEYPHMLPTPKGFAAAMSELGIRHEDTVVVYDSKELGIFSAPRVGWTLKTFGHPRVHILNNFRLWVEQGLPTESGNVWTVECGTYPIPEMDEAKVAHFEDVREVALDYNKEGAEGVQILDARSYGRWSGRDPEPRPGLSSGHMPGSINIPFDAVLDPQTKAFLPVDKLKQVFKEKGVDPAKPIISSCGTGVTACVLETALNEAQYGSPETRKVYDGSWTEWAQRVKPSDSLIRTVEQHSE, from the exons ATGGCTTCTCTCTTTATACTTCGCCCTTTACGGGTTTCGCTGCCTCGATCTGGCTCGCAGCAACTTCGTCAGCCAGCCGCCAAAGCCGCGGGGGTGCGCCGGTCTTTTTCCAGTTATCTTGTGACTCCCCAAGAACTTGCCGAAGCCCTCAAGAAGGCCCCTCCTTCGCCCATCTCGTCCGAGCCCCGCGTTATTCCTCTGTGTGCCTCGTGGTTTCTGCCAAACGACCCGGAAGGCTGGACAGGTATCGACGTCTTTCGAGAGAAGCGAATTCCAAAAGCCCGGTTCTTTGATTTGGACAAGGTGATCGACAAGCACAGCGAATACCCACACAtgctcccaaccccaaaaggCTTCGCTGCGGCCATGAGCGAGCTGGGCATCCGGCACGAGGACACAGTGGTTGTATACGATAGCAAGGAGCTGGGAATCTTCAGTGCGCCCCGAGTCGGCTGGACATTGAAGACGTTCGGCCACCCACGGGTGCATATTTTGAACAACTTCAGGTTATGGGTAGAACAGGGTCTGCCAACTGAGTCGGGGAATGTATGGACTGTCGAGTGCGGCACGTACCCCATCCCCGAAATGGACGAAGCGAAAGTGGCACACTTTGAGGATGTGCGAGAGGTAGCTCTTGATTACAACAAGGAGGGCGCTGAGGGCGTCCAAATTCTGGATGCGAGATCATATGGCCGTTGGTCCGGCAGGGACCCTGAGCCAAGACCGGGGCTTTCTTCGGGACACATGCCCGGCTCTATCAACATTCCCTTTGACGCTGTCTTGGATCCCCAGACCAAGGCCTTCCTTCCTGTAGACAAGCTGAAGCAGGTCTTCAAGGAAAAGGGTGTTGACCCGGCAaaacccatcatctccaGTTGTGGCACGGGAGTGACAGCATGTGTGCTCGAGACGGCGCTCAACGAGGCCCAGTATGGCTCTCCAGAGACAAGGAAGGTCTACGACGGGAGTTGGAC GGAGTGGGCCCAGAGAGTGAAGCCCTCGGATTCGCTGATTCGCACCGTGGAGCAACACAGCGAGTGA